caaatgggcataatcgaaagctgattttgggtgtccccaacagctttccgtcgtggggacgaccaaagctcacgggggcgtgtcggaggcgtagcgaaggcaggactggggcgtgcctaacacatgggtgtcctcgacccatattggaaaaaaaaaagggcatccctgttcaattctggtcgccgcatctcaagaaagatatagtagaattggaaaaggtgcagcgaagggcgactaaaatgatagcgggattgggacgactttcctatgaagaaagattaaggaggctagggctattcagcttggagaagagacggctgaggggagacatgatagaggtatataaaataatgagtggagtggaacaggtggatgtgaagcgtctgttcacgctttccaaaaatactaggactagggggcatgcaatgaaactacagtgtagtaaatttaaaacaaatctgagaaaatttttcttcacccaacgtataattaaactctggaattcgttgccggagaaagtggtgaaggcggttagcttagcagagtttaaaaaagggttggacggtttcctaaaggacaagtccataaaccgctactaaatggacttggaaaaaattcacaattccaggaataacatgtatagaatgtgtgtacgtttgggaagcttgccaggtgcccttagcctggattggccgctgtcgtggacaggatgctgggctcgatggacccttggtcttttcccagtatggcattacttatgtacttatttggacgactttacccggtccagtttttcttccaatcaaggcacaaaaaggtgtccgaactgaccagatgaccaccggagggaatcggggatgacctccccttactcccccagtggtaactaaccccctcccaccctcaaaaaataactttaaaaatattttgtgccagcctctatgccagcctcaaatgtcatactcaggtccattgcagtagtatgcaggtccctggagcagttttagtgggtgcagtgcacttcagggaggcggacacaggcccatccccccattacacttgtggtggtaaatgtgagccctccaaaacccactgtacccacatctaggtgccccccttcacccgtaagggctatggtagtggtgtacagttgtgagtagtgggttttggagggggggggggttagggggatcagcacacaaggtaagggagctatgtacctgggagctttttctgaagtccactgcagtgccccctagggtgcccagttggtgtcctggcatgtcaggggcaccagtgcactacgaattctggctcctcccaagaccaaagggcttgcatttggttatttctgagatgggcgtccttagtttccattatcgccaacaatcagaaacgaccaagtctaaggacgaccatctctaagaacgacctaaatgtccagatttgggtgtccctgaccgtattatcgaaacgaaagatggacgcctatcttgattcaataatatgggtttccctgccctttcaccgggacatcctgcgaggacgtcctcaggaaaacttgggcgcccccttcgattatgcccctcatggaatcacatcttcacctcatttcttttgtacaaatggattattctgttttgagcatgtttcaggttttcataagtcaaaataataaaaataaatattttctttcatgcagatctctcatgtgtttaaacataactaaatgggctataagcccatttgttttcttatattttgtacttgtgatgacttatactgtgccaaagctGGAAATAcattgagacagaataatagaattcagtaaaatCCGAAACTTATTTgtaatgttttaatcatctttattccaagcacaacatgttggttgataagcttcatacagaacaagaaaaaacagtgaACCGCTACAGAGACTGCCGAGCCAGAGTCCGATAGGGAAGGGGGGCAAATTCTCCTCTGTCCACTGCCAACTAGACACCTGCCCCAACTATatagtgaacccccccccccaatcattacGTCACAGAACTCACAGACCACCTTAATTATCTATTGAAAAAATGGCCCATTCCTCACAGTacagaggaaatatcctactaactcccatcccaaaagacaccaacAAAAAATCGTCGCATGACGGACGGAAGGGCTCATAGAGCTGCAGTCCCGTTATTGCGACGAACGGCGATTTTTCTACTACATATACTAGGGCACTGAACTCACTTCGTGTATACCTGACTGTGCCCTCctgttgacccctgaagcaggcgctgcttagcgccgaaacacggtccgtgtcgggtcactaataaagaatttaaattgtcccagtcttgaaggcccagtgttgctttttttgtttggatagagatttagccagtggtgtcatcattagattgaataatataggtgtgcgagcggtgatccttgtggtactccacattccgctttccaaggtggagatatatctgagtttgatttgacttggcaaattctggatgtcagaaatcccttgatccaggAGAGTACTTTTCCAGTAATTACTATCTTGTCGAGGATTCTCAGTAGTATGTGGTGGTCGACCACAACGAAAGCGCTTGAtaggtcaaattggagtaggaggatgtttttaccccttgctatttcctgcttgaatctggtcaggagtgtggttagtattgtttctgtactgtggtgaggtctgaagccagattgagatttctcaaagtatttggcaagtttgtctgcctgAGGGAGGTTGCATTCGGAGTAGTTACCGTTTTGGTGTTAAGCAAGTTTAttagtttgtataatttctttgtgtctttgcaaTCCGTGCCTATTTGTTCTCTCTAGAAGTTTCTTTTGGcttcttttattttctatttgtattttgttgaatggtttctctcctgtatgcatCATTTGGTGCTGTTTTAACCTTGATAGCTGagagaagcttttattacactcagcacatgtaaatggtttctctccggtATGGATCATTTGGTGCCTTTTTAGGTTTGAGAGCTttatgaagcttttattacactcagcgcATGTAAATGggttctctcctgtatggatcaTTTGGTGCCTTTTCAGCTCCGAGAGATCTCTGAAGCTTTTCTTACACTcaatacatgtaaatggtttctccccTGTATGGATCATTTGGTGATTTTTTAGCCTTGAGAGCTctatgaagcttttattacactcagcgcatgtaaatggtttctcttcgGTATGGATCATATGGTGAATTTTCAACCCCGAGAGCTGTCTGAAGCATTTATTACACTcagcacatgtaaatggtttctctccggtATGGATCATTTGGTGCCTTTTTAGGTTTGACAGCTTTATGAAGCTTTTCTTACACTcagcacatgtaaatggtttctccccTGTATGGATCATTTGGTGCCTTTTCAGCTCCGAGAGATCTCTGAAGCTTttcttacactcagtacatgtaactGGTTTCTCCCCTGTATGAATCATTTGGTGCTTTTTTAGCCTTGAGAGCTctatgaagcttttattacactcagcacatgtaaatggtttctccccAGTATGGATCATATGGTGAATTTTCAACCCCGAGAGCTGTCTGAAGCATTTACTACATTcagcacatgtaaatggtttctctgcTGTATGGCTCTTTTGATGATTCTTTAGCATTGAAAGATGagagaagcttttattacaccgagcacatgtaaatggtttctctccggtATGGATCATTTGGTGCCTTTTTAGGTTTGAGAGCTTTATGAAGCTTTtcttacactcagtgcatgtaaatggtttctccccTGTATGGATCATTTGGTGCCTTTTCAGCTCCGAGAGATCTCTGAAGCTTttcttacactcagtacatgtaaatggtttctccccTGTATGGATCATTTGGTGATTT
This genomic interval from Microcaecilia unicolor chromosome 1, aMicUni1.1, whole genome shotgun sequence contains the following:
- the LOC115463290 gene encoding oocyte zinc finger protein XlCOF6-like isoform X2, with protein sequence MGAKPFTCTECNKSFRRLPELKSHQMIHTGEKPFTCAVCNKSFVELSRLKRHQMIHTGEKPFTCTECKKSFRDLSELKRHKMIHTGEKPFTCAECNKSFIKLSNLKRHKMIHTGDKPFTCAQCNKSFSHLSRLKKHQMIHTGEKPFTCAECKKSFRDLSELIRHQMIHTGEKPFTCAECNKSFIKLSNLKRHQMIHTGEKPFTCAQCNKSFSHLSRLKEHQMLHAGKKPITCSECNKSFCHLSMLKNHQKSHTGEKPFTCAECNKCFRQLSGLKIHHMIHTGEKPFTCAECNKSFIELSRLKNHQMIHTGEKPFTCTECKKSFRDLSELKRHQMIHTGEKPFTCTECKKSFIKLSNLKRHQMIHTGEKPFTCARCNKSFSHLSMLKNHQKSHTAEKPFTCAECSKCFRQLSGLKIHHMIHTGEKPFTCAECNKSFIELSRLKKHQMIHTGEKPVTCTECKKSFRDLSELKRHQMIHTGEKPFTCAECKKSFIKLSNLKRHQMIHTGEKPFTCAECNKCFRQLSGLKIHHMIHTEEKPFTCAECNKSFIELSRLKNHQMIHTGEKPFTCIECKKSFRDLSELKRHQMIHTGENPFTCAECNKSFIKLSNLKRHQMIHTGEKPFTCAECNKSFSQLSRLKQHQMMHTGEKPFNKIQIENKRSQKKLLERTNRHGLQRHKEIIQTNKLA
- the LOC115463290 gene encoding oocyte zinc finger protein XlCOF6-like isoform X3; the encoded protein is MSHTGEKPFTCAECNKCFRQLSGLKMHHMIHTGEKPFTCAECNKCFRQLSGLKIHHMIHTGEKPFTCAECNKGFIELSRLKKHQMIHTGEKPFTCAECKKSFRDLSELIRHQMIHTGEKPFTCAECNKSFIKLSNLKRHQMIHTGEKPFTCAQCNKSFSHLSRLKEHQMLHAGKKPITCSECNKSFCHLSMLKNHQKSHTGEKPFTCAECNKCFRQLSGLKIHHMIHTGEKPFTCAECNKSFIELSRLKNHQMIHTGEKPFTCTECKKSFRDLSELKRHQMIHTGEKPFTCTECKKSFIKLSNLKRHQMIHTGEKPFTCARCNKSFSHLSMLKNHQKSHTAEKPFTCAECSKCFRQLSGLKIHHMIHTGEKPFTCAECNKSFIELSRLKKHQMIHTGEKPVTCTECKKSFRDLSELKRHQMIHTGEKPFTCAECKKSFIKLSNLKRHQMIHTGEKPFTCAECNKCFRQLSGLKIHHMIHTEEKPFTCAECNKSFIELSRLKNHQMIHTGEKPFTCIECKKSFRDLSELKRHQMIHTGENPFTCAECNKSFIKLSNLKRHQMIHTGEKPFTCAECNKSFSQLSRLKQHQMMHTGEKPFNKIQIENKRSQKKLLERTNRHGLQRHKEIIQTNKLA